Proteins co-encoded in one Aspergillus fumigatus Af293 chromosome 6, whole genome shotgun sequence genomic window:
- a CDS encoding Zn(II)2Cys6 transcription factor domain-containing protein: MPGVPSNKACERCKKRHLKCDETRPGCQRCTNAGVECPGYVQTRKFIDQGASVRRRYAPYSEVHSKPQVVKSKEGVAGIHTTDLEQNVMQSTADQGLSHTNSGLGTAEITQLAVRSTPNELVSTVQDPPGQTDGMAEVVNQPAVLAGSTEIAGSDQQSASSRSNAQSSLSPNRTAAGGFAVPNNVYGELKKSTAATHLNSSRNPSRCGEEEEFQDIFSELMTGTEHELAFLTRHFSATLGPWLDISDSGKFFSAYVPVRAIDDPCLKYAIAALAAKHLGRVKGVISPAGGGLFTSPPTMEVYPNSAQVDWFLKAANYYYLAISHINASVSDAYSAVSSTAVLESPVEIISRWLNLQVQQTGHGPPTEQPVIGTFWRKVEDLLAAAVILTTYKLLDEAGEMWQSHLNGAKSAFDSLLQIYSNYAEPPQFSHGIAACFFDFARFDYLGAYFNRSLTHFDPDSLTLWRAAGIPIDEQGNLRLETVLTRNPMMLQREDLAANSLIWLLNKVLNFLAASKRSQVEQWVGQPPTNSPSPTGTSPRSQPTTSAWLKLCFEFQTWVEKIPETFRPCLRLARPKDLSKLPEIAEMPFPEIFYGMTSCAAAMQQYQFGRLALLLNRPPDVISAPSTAFDRLQGYRELTKEVDYRCKEICGIALGRPQGGVRIYMIPLLFAVGQCLERPEERQIIGDLLRGVEADLGWATGSQLQKLQNLWDQ; this comes from the exons ATGCCAGGGGTACCATCCAACAAGGCTTGCGAACGTTGTAAAAAGAGACATCTCAAG TGCGACGAAACACGGCCGGGCTGTCAGCGTTGTACCAATGCTGGCGTAGAATGCCCTGGTTATGTCCAAACCCGCAAGTTCATAGACCAAGGTGCTTCTGTAAGGCGTCGATATGCACCTTACAGTGAAGTTCACTCAAAGCCACAGGTAGTCAAATCGAAGGAGGGT GTAGCCGGTATTCACACAACAGACTTAGAGCAAAATGTGATGCAAAGCACCGCTGATCAAGGTCTGTCTCACACCAACTCTGGCTTGGGAACTGCCGAGATTACTCAGTTGGCGGTCCGTTCAACGCCAAATGAGCTAGTGTCAACCGTGCAAGACCCACCCGGGCAAACAGACGGCATGGCCGAGGTTGTGAATCAACCCGCAGTACTGGCTGGGTCAACCGAAATTGCAGGTTCTGATCAGCAGAGTGCTTCTAGTCGGAGCAACGCACAGAGTTCATTGTCGCCAAATAGGACGGCAGCTGGAGGTTTCGCCGTGCCAAATAACGTCTACGGCGAGCTTAAGAAATCCACTGCTGCTACGCATTTGAACTCTTCGAGAAATCCCTCGCGGTgtggcgaggaagaggagttcCAGGATATATTCTCGGAGCTGATGACTGGTACTGAGCACGAGCTTGCATTTCTTACGAGGCACTTCTCAGCGACTCTGGGACCTTG GCTAGACATCTCGGATTCTGGAAAGTTTTTTTCAGCATACGTTCCAGTTCGCGCGATTGATGATCCCTGTCTCAAATATGCAATCGCAGCTCTGGCAGCGAAACATCTGGGCAGAGTCAAAGGTGTAATATCTCCGGCCGGTGGAGGGCTGTTTACCAGTCCGCCGACAATGGAGGTGTACCCCAATTCCGCTCAGGTGGACTGGTTTTTAAAAGCTGCTAATTACTACTATCTTGCCATTTCTCACATCAACGCCTCTGTCTCCGATGCCTATTCAGCTGTCTCCAGCACAGCAGTGCTGGAGTCGCCAGTGGAGATTATCAGTCGATGGCTGAACCTCCAAGTACAGCAAACTGGACATGGACCTCCTACGGAGCAACCAGTCATAGGGACTTTTTGGAGAAAAGTGGAAGACTTACTCGCCGCTGCGGTCATTCTTACCACGTACAAGCTCTTGGATGAAGCTGGAGAGATGTGGCAATC TCATCTCAATGGCGCCAAATCGGCTTTTGATAGCCTGTTGCAAATATACAGCAATTATGCGGAGCCTCCACAATTTTCACATGGGATTGCGGCCTGCTTTTTTGACTTTGCTCGCTTTGACTATCTAGGAGCCTATTTCAATCGGTCTTTGACACACTTTGATCCGGACAGCCTCACACTATGGAGAGCTGCCGGCATCCCCATTGACGAACAAGGAAATCTCCGGTTAGAGACTGTATTGACTCGAAACCCAATGATGCTCCAACGAGAAGACCTGGCAGCCAACAGTCTGATCTGGCTCCTGAACAAGGTTCTCAACTTCTTGGCTGCTTCGAAAAGGTCCCAGGTAGAGCAGTGGGTTGGCCAGCCACCGACCAAttcgccttctccaaccGGTACATCTCCACGATCTCAACCAACGACATCCGCCTGGCTAAAACTCTGCTTCGAGTTCCAAACTTGGGTCGAGAAGATCCCCGAGACATTTCGCCCCTGTCTGCGTCTTGCTCGCCCCAAGGATCTATCCAAACTACCAGAGATCGCCGAAATGCCGTTCCCCGAGATCTTCTACGGCATGACATCCTGCGCCGCGGCGATGCAGCAGTATCAATTTGGCCGTCTTGCACTGTTACTCAACCGTCCGCCGGATGTGATCAGCGCACCGAGCACCGCCTTTGACCGGTTACAGGGCTATCGGGAGCTGACGAAAGAGGTCGACTACCGCTGCAAGGAGATCTGCGGCATCGCTCTCGGCCGACCGCAAGGCGGTGTCCGTATCTACATGATACCCCTGCTCTTTGCCGTGGGGCAGTGTCTCGAGCGCCCCGAGGAACGCCAGATTATTGGAGACCTGCTACGCGGCGTCGAAGCGGATCTGGGATGGGCGACTGGTTCGCAACTTCAGAAGCTTCAAAATCTGTGGGACCAATGA
- a CDS encoding putative MFS multidrug transporter, giving the protein MSASHDSHPQFNVSQELGLSDGEKQEAPDGTAAHSPASQSRACHGEERQKEEGADGAADGRTDGKVELKENDCYDKLGFSYPSWKKWTILTVVVMVQISMNFNASFYASGITPIAKHFHIAKQAARVGQMDFLIAYGFGSEFWAPWSEEYGRWPVMQLSLFFVNIWQIPCALAPNFGTIVVCRALGGLSSAGGSVTLGMVADMWEPDRQQYAVAYIVFASVAGSVVAPIVGGFVTTFLSWHWNFWLQLILGGFVQAVHFFVPETRCSILVTREARKRRKQGEEVYSGDELKGKRVDLKYFATLWARPFVMFVREPIVLWLSLLSGFSDALIFTFLQSYEPVYKQWNFNTITIGLAFIPIMIGYFLAWFSFLPWIHRHCRVLERDPDALQPEVRLYWLLWVAPLLTIGLFGFAWTSLGPQHNVHWIAPMIFSTCIAIANYSIYMATIDYMIASYGPYSASATGGNALARDFLAGIAAMYSVPMYKYMSKSLPLEWPSTLLGFLSIIFITPIYIFYWNGPKIRERSKFAQILASDRKKAGRRVSQCGSGDAGPEEYYFDP; this is encoded by the exons ATGTCTGCCTCCCATGACTCCCATCCCCAGTTCAACGTTTCCCAGGAGCTTGGCTTGTCTGATGGGGAGAAGCAAGAGGCACCCGATGGTACCGCAGCGCATTCGCCTGCGTCTCAGTCAAGGGCCTGTCATGGAGAGGAAcggcagaaggaagagggagCCGATGGGGCAGCGGATGGACGGACCGATGGTAAAGTAGagttgaaggagaatgaCTGCTATGATAAACTGGGGTTCTCCTATCCCTCGTGGAAGAAATGGACAATCTTGACGGTCGTTGTCATGGTTCAGATTTCCATGAACTTCAATGCCAGTTTTTACGCCAGCGGTATCACTCCGATTGCTAAACACTTTCACATTGCAAAACAAGCTGCAAGAGTGGGTCAGATGGACTTCCTGATTGCCTACGGATTCGGCAGCGAGTTCTGGGCTCCCTGGAGTGAAGAGTATGGGAGATGGCCCGTCATGCAACTCAGTTTGTTCTTTGTGAACATATGGCAAATCCCATGTGCCCTGGCTCCCAACTTTGGCACCATCGTGGTGTGTCGTGCGTTGGGTGGTCTGTCATCTGCCGGTGGCTCTGTGACACTCGGTATGGTTGCGGACATGTGGGAACCAGATCGGCAACAGTACGCTGTGGCGTACATCGTCTTTGCATCGGTAGCAGGATCAGTCGTGGCACCCATTGTCGGAGGCTTCGTAACGACTTTTCTGAGCTGGCATTGGAACTTCTGGCTCCAGCTCATCCTGGGTGGCTTCGTTCAAGCCGTGCACTTTTTTGTGCCGGAAACGCGCTGCAGCATTCTCGTGACGCGAGAGGCGAGAAAGCGACGCAAgcagggagaggaggtctACAGTGGTGACGAGCTCAAAGGCAAACGGGTTGATCTCAAGTACTTTGCGACTCTCTGGGCTCGTCCGTTCGTCATGTTCGTCCGAGAGCCGATTGTGCTATGGCTTTCCCTCCTCAGTGGGTTCAGTGACGCCTTGATTTTCACTTTCCTGCAATCATACGAACCTGTCTACAAGCAGTGGAATTTCAATACCATCACAATTGGCTTGGCCTTCATTCC GATCATGATTGGATACTTTCTGGCTTGGTTCTCCTTTCTGCCCTGGATTCATCGCCACTGCCGTGTGCTTGAACGAGATCCTGACGCACTCCAGCCCGAAGTCCGTCTATACTGGCTACTATGGG ttGCTCCGCTCTTGACGATTGGTCTTTTTGGCTTCGCATGGACCAGTCTAGGTCCGCAGCACAACGTCCACTGGATTGCGCCGATGATATTTTCCACTTGCATTGCGATAGCGAAT TATTCCATCTACATGGCCACAATCGACTACATGATTGCCTCCTACGGGCCATATTCCGCCTCAGCAACCGGCGGCAATGCCCTAGCACGAGACTTCCTGGCAGGCATCGCAGCCATGTATTCCGTTCCAA TGTACAAATACATGAGCAAATCACTCCCCCTGGAATGGCCTTCCACCCTCCTCGGTTTCCTAtccatcattttcatcacCCCAATCTACATCTTCTATTGGAACGGCCCTAAGATCCGTGAACGGTCCAAATTCGCCCAGATTCTTGCGTCCGATAGGAAGAAGGCCGGACGCCGGGTCTCCCAATGCGGTTCTGGAGATGCCGGTCCCGAGGAGTACTACTTTGATCCATGA
- a CDS encoding flavin-containing monooxygenase: MPSKESFSASNGHLQDGWSVDPSQFAFTPRKLRVVCIGAGFSGLILAYKLKHERPIDFVDYTIYEKNPEVGGTWYENVYPGVGCDIPAHSYVFPFEPNPNWSKFYVSGPEIQDYIVKTTDKYGLRDKITFNTKLLQVAWDEGDGKWKLTLEQGGSLIEDVADIVVDGSGILNQWKWPDVEGLNLFQGKLLHSARWDPDYDWTGKGIAVIGNGSSALQIVPELQPKAAKIVNYIRRATWVSTNLCGNLTKDGMGTNFEFTKEDKQRFKDDPEEFLKYRKVVEASVNSVFRLMLSGSEENRFLFKLVDSVMRARLSKDPELADKLIPKYEIGCRRLSPGDGYLEALQADNAEIRFDSIQRITETGIQTDKGIEEFDLIVCATGFNASFIPAWDLVGRDGRRLDEEWKEKPEAYFSVCAAGIPNYFMFAGPNCPIGHGSVPQMLAWTADYVLDWVQKIASEDIKSVVVKDSVVSDYNIYAQENLKRAVWSKGCHAWYSKKTTGEGVTVTAMYPGSVLHYKAVLRTIRGEHFDIRYNTTNPFRYLGNGELAFEREKGADLAFYLK; encoded by the exons ATGCCTTCAAAAGAATCATTCTCAGCTTCAAATGGCCACCTCCAGGATGGCTGGTCTGTTGACCCAAGTCAATTTGCGTTTACGCCTCGAAAGCTCCGGGTGGTTTGCATAGGCGCGGGTTTCTCGGGGTTGATCCTGGCGTACAAGCTGAAGCATGAGAGACCAATAGACTTTGTGGATTATACTATTTACGAGAAGAATCCAGAGGTTGGAGGGACGTGGTACGAGAATGTCTATCCCGGGGTTGGATG TGACATTCCGGCAC ATAGCTATGTCTTCCCATTTGAGCCAAATCCCAATTGGTCCAAGTTCTATGTCAGCGGACCAGAGATCCAAGACTACATCGTCAAGACCACGGACAAGTACGGTCTCAGAGACAAGATCACATTCAACACGAAGCTTCTACAGGTGGCTTGGGACGAAGGAGACGGGAAGTGGAAACTCACGCTGGAACAGGGAGGTTCACTCATCGAGGACGTCGCCGACATCGTAGTGGACGGCAGTGGCATCCTAAA TCAATGGAAATGGCCCGATGTCGAGGGATTGAATTTATTTCAAGGAAAACTCCTTCATAGTGCCCGATG GGATCCGGACTACGACTGGACAGGAAAGGGAATTGCTGTCATTGGCAACGGATCTTCTGCTCTGCAGATCGTCCCAGAACTCCAGCCAAAAGCTGCAAAGATTGTCAACTACATCCGCCGCGCGACCTGGGTGTCGACGAATCTCTGTGGCAATCTGACCAAAGATGGCATGGGCACGAACTTTGAATTCACAAAAGAGGACAAGCAGCGTTTTAAAGATGACCCTGAGGAGTTTCTCAAGTACCGCAAAGTCGTCGAGGCCTC GGTCAACTCTGTTTTCCGACTCATGCTCTCCGGCTCCGAAGAGAACCGGTTCCTGTTCAAGCTCGTCGACAGCGTTATGCGAGCCCGGCTGTCCAAGGACCCAGAGCTAGCCGACAAGCTCATCCCAAAGTATGAAATTGGATGCCGCCGTCTCAGCCCCGGAGACGGCTATCTCGAAGCCCTGCAGGCAGACAACGCGGAGATTCGCTTCGACAGCATCCAACGCATTACCGAGACCGGTATTCAGACAGACAAAGGCATCGAGGAGTTTGACCTGATCGTCTGCGCTACTGGATTCAACGCCTCTTTCATTCCTGCCTGGGATCTCGTCGGCCGAGACGGACGCCGTCTCGACGAGGAGTGGAAGGagaagcctgaggcatatTTTTCCGTCTGCGCCGCCGGTATCCCCAACTACTTCATGTTTGCTGGCCCGAACTGCCCCATTGGACATGGCTCGGTACCGCAGATGCTCGCCTGGACCGCGGATTATGTGTTAGATTGGGTTCAAAAGATAGCAAGCGAAGATATCAA ATCGGTCGTCGTCAAAGACTCCGTTGTCAGTGACTACAACATCTACGCGCAGGAGAATCTTAAACGCGCCGTCTGGTCCAAGGGCTGCCATGCCTGGTACAGCAAGAAGACCACGGGAGAGGGCGTCACGGTCACGGCAATGTATCCGGGAAGTGTCTTGCACTACAAGG CTGTTCTGAGAACAATCCGCGGTGAACATTTTGATATCCGGTACAACACGACAAACCCGTTCCGATATCTAGGAAACGGGGAGCTGGCTTtcgagagagagaagggagcCGATCTGGCGTTTTATCTGAAGTAG
- a CDS encoding putative integral membrane protein Pth11-like, with protein MSSPFGEPPPDIDLKENHTPRNHATVLTVYILAIVAVALRITARLKVQQANVLADDWLICIALVFSGLLSANRSQSQRISSAPLRLLLAYVLIYVVAIPLIKLSIILFYRRIFGMNWVMWICVLLTVGYWFSCTVAFLVCCRTLSYYWTQYRDPGGGKYIFNLYPFYIGNAAANVATDGIILMVPIPLVWKLQMRTAQKVLVSSIFLLGGFVCVASIVRIYFMTLLSRSLDITWIMGDVFIWSSVEPCIGIVCACLPTLQPLLKSALKHILGSSLVAGKFGASSSHEVELQRKARIQRVSSSRDKHCLLRSLDDSQHRNNDERLILRPKEDKAILTTNSEPAEDTQFAGDECSDGQRIENDFMSIRVHREFRRQEEYTGR; from the exons ATGTCAAGTCCCTTCGGTGAGCCTCCTCCAGATATAGACCTCAAAGAAAACCACACGCCCAGGAACCATGCCACGGTCCTGACAGTGTACATTCTCGCCATCGTTGCGGTTGCTTTACGAATCACCGCCAGGCTAAAGGTGCAGCAAGCCAATGTCCTGGCGGATGACTGGTTGATTTGTATAGCACTT GTCTTTTCCGGCTTACTGAGCGCAAACAGATCCCAGTCACAGCGAATCTCGTCTGCACCATTGCGG CTTCTGTTAGCATATGTCCTCATCTATGTCGTTGCTATTCCCTTGATCAAGCTCTCTATCATCCTGTTCTACCGCCGCATCTTTGGCATGAACTGGGTGATGTGGATTTGTGTACTCTTGACCGTTGGCTACTGGTTCTCATGCACTGTTGCGTTCCTCGTTTGTTGCCGAACATTATCATATTACTGGACACAGTATCGGGACCCCGGCGGGGGCAAATATATCTTCAACCTCTACCCATTCTACATCGGCAACGCGGCGGCCAACGTCGCAACAGACGGTATAATCCTGATGGTTCCCATCCCTCTGGTCTGGAAACTCCAGATGCGAACGGCACAGAAGGTCCTGGTGTCCAGTATCTTCCTATTGGGAGGATT CGTGTGCGTCGCGAGCATCGTCCGCATCTATTTCATGACCCTCCTCAGCAGATCTCTCGACATTACCTGGATTATGGGCGACGTGTTCATCTGGTCCAGCGTGGAACCGTGTATCGGCATTGTCTGCGCCTGTCTTCCAACCTTACAGCCTCTTCTCAAATCCGCTCTCAAGCATATTCTCGGATCCTCTCTGGTAGCAGGCAAATTTGGCGCGAGTTCGTCTCATGAGGTTGAGCTCCAGCGTAAAGCAAGAATCCAGCGTGTCTCAAGTAGCCGTGATAAACATTGTCTCTTACGCTCCCTTGACGACAGCCAGCACAGAAACAATGATGAACGTTTGATTCTCCGGCCTAAAGAGGACAAAGCAATCTTGACGACAAATTCAGAGCCTGCCGAAGACACCCAATTCGCGGGGGACGAATGTAGCGACGGTCAAAGAATTGAAAACGATTTCATGTCGATCCGAGTTCATCGGGAATTTCGGCGGCAAGAAGAGTATACTGGCCGGTGA
- a CDS encoding BTB/POZ domain-containing protein, producing MEEENHIIDPDGEVIIIVHNPNARFAVWHDENAPAGESAEPQKLDGIAYEPMFPSDSHSDASNDEPVNGSVGKLARIPSEADVRIQVSAKHLMLASPVFKKALTGKWKEGSTFVGTGSVVITTEGWDVEAFLILLRILLCQHHKLPKRVSLELAAKIAVLADYYQCNDLVGFIRDAWITCLREELPVTYSRNLILWLWISWYFNMPLKFKKATSVAMSQSKDKIDALELPIPARIIYEMNQKRQQAICRIILQLQQERDAFMTGTKGCNFECRSIMLGSLTGQMYKKGLLESEVKFYYKGCNVQDLTKSVQSFVAPKWRPAAFNGPGGYAIHQCPHSSFSLPSGSGNTVEGLKLKQFLVN from the exons atggaggaggaaaatCATATTATCGACCCAGACGGCGAAGTGATAATCATCGTGCATAATCCCAATGCACGTTTCGCTGTCTGGCATGATGAGAATGCTCCAGCTGGAGAGTCTGCCGAGCCCC AAAAGTTAGACGGAATAGCTTATGAGCCCATGTTCCCGTCTGATAGCCACTCTGATGCTTCGAATGACGAGCCAGTCAATGGTTCTGTCGGAAAGTTGGCCAGGATACCGTCTGAAGCCGACGTCCGTATTCAAGTGTCGGCGAAGCACTTGATGCTGGCCTCTCCCGTGTTCAAGAAAGCTCTGACTGGCAAATGGAAGGAAGGTTCAACTTTTGTTGGTACCGGATCAGTCGTGATTACCACTGAGGGCTGGGATGTTGAGGCCTTCTTGATTCTCCTTCGAATTCTTCTTTGCCAGCATCACAAACTCCCAAAGAGGGTGAGCCTCGAGCTCGCTGCTAAGATCGCTGTTCTTGCAGACTACTATCAGTGCAACGATCTCGTCGGGTTCATCCGCGATGCGTGGATTACCTGTCTGCGGGAAGAACTTCCAGTTACCTACTCACGGAACTTGATCTTGTGGCTGTGGATTTCTTGGTACTTCAATATGCCCCTGAAGTTCAAGAAAGCGACCTCGGTTGCCATGTCGCAGAGCAAGGATAAGATCGATGCACTGGAGCTGCCGATTCCAGCGCGCATCATTT ATGAGATGAACCAGAAAAGACAACAGGCTATATGCAGGATTATTCTTCAACTTCAGCAAGAACGTGATGCGTTCATGACAGGAACTAAAGGTTGCAACTTCGAGTGTCGGTCCATCATGCTTGGTTCTCTCACGGGGCAAATGTACAAAAAGGGCCTTCTTGAGTCAGAGGTCAAGTTCTATTACAAGGGTTGCAATGTCCAAGACTTGACCAAATCTGTCCAGTCATTTGTTGCCCCCAAGTGGAGGCCTGCAGCTTTCAACGGCCCAGGGGGATACGCCATTCACCAATGCCCCCACAGTTCTTTTTCTCTACCGAGTGGCTCAGGCAATACAGTGGAAGGGCTCAAACTGAAACAGTTTCTTGTCAATTGA
- a CDS encoding SDR family oxidoreductase: MVLAKPENKHVLKAFDLTGKVAAITGGARGIGLEVSRALAEAGANVALIYNSSKTADTTAAEIASANNVRAAAYQANVSNKAEIERTIQQIASDFGGLDIIVVNSGITSNVAAEDYTAEQWKEVMQVNLDGAFYTAQAAAQIFKAQGRGNVIFTASVSATLVNVPQKQAAYNASKAGVVQLAKCLSVEWVDFCRVNCISPGFIETDILDIHPKEWRERWYSMVPAQRFADAYELKGAYVFCASDASSYMTGANIVIDGGYTLP; encoded by the exons ATGGTCCTCGCGAAACCAGAGAACAAGCATGTCCTCAAGGCCTTTGACCTCACGGGCAAAGTGGCCGCTATAACGG GCGGCGCTCGTGGCATCGGGCTGGAAGTTTCCCGTGCTCTGGCCGAAGCAGGTGCCAAT GTCGCGTTGATCTACAACTCGTCCAAAACGGCCGACACGACCGCCGCCGAAATCGCCTCGGCGAACAACGTCAGGGCCGCAGCTTACCAAGCGAACGTCAGCAACAAGGCTGAGATCGAGAGGACCATCCAGCAGATTGCCTCCGACTTTGGAGGActcgacatcatcgtcgtcaacTCGGGGATCACCTCGAACGTCGCGGCGGAGGACTACACTGCCGAGCAATGGAAGGAGGTCATGCAGGTGAACCTGGACGGCGCATTCTACACCGCACAGGCTGCAGCGCAGATCTTCAAAGCCCAGGGACGCGGCAACGTCATCTTCACGGCGTCTGTGAGCGCGACGCTGGTGAATGTTCCGCAGAAGCAAGCGGCA TATAATGCCTCGAAAGCGGGAGTGGTGCAGCTGGCCAAATGCCTGTCTGTCGAGTGGGTGGATTTCTGCCGGGTGAATTGCATCTCCCCTGGTTTCATCGAAACTGATATCCTGGATATCCATCCCAAGGAGTGGAGGGAGAGGTGGTATAGCATGGTCCCTGCGCAGCGTTTTGCGGATGCATACGAGTTGAAAGGG GCGTATGTGTTTTGTGCCTCCGATGCGTCGAGTTACATGACGGGGGCTAATATTGTGATTGATGGGGGATATACTCTTCCATGA